The Felis catus isolate Fca126 chromosome C2, F.catus_Fca126_mat1.0, whole genome shotgun sequence genomic sequence AGAAGCTGAGCTTGCCAAGTAgagaacttagaaaataaaaggtttctCATTCTGATCCAGGATTTTCGCTATGTAATCCTGCTGCCATTCAGAGAAAGGGGTACTGGTGGAAACAGTTAAATGTATTAATGGTGGGAAGGTTTGgcccatttctctttcctttgtagGGATTCCATTGAGCAATGAAgggatgcattttcttttcttttcttttttaattttcttaatgtttacttatttttgagagagagagagagagacagagtgtgagtgggggaggggcagagaaagaggaagacacagaatctgaagcaggctgtaggctctgagttgtaagcatagagcctgatgctgggctcgaactcacgaactgtgagatcatgacctgagctgaaatcagcagatgctcaaccaactgagccacccagctgccccaggatACTTTTTCAAACAGAGACAGGTTGGCAGCTGGGACTGACTTGCATGAGGACCCAAGCCTCAGCCCTGACGGATGAACCTGGGCCTGaggcaaagttgcagaatatgcCAGTGTCACTCACATGTCCCTCCTACTTCATTGTCAAGACAGCAGTTTAAGCCAGGAGCACCATATAAATGTACACataattttagtaatttcagttcttttagggAGAGAATATTTTATCTGCTGAGTTCCTTGAATGAGACATTTACTTAGAACAAACAAGATGTGTCACAGGCTCTCCTGGATGTCCCTGAACAATTGAGCTaccaaccctctctctctctatctatttAAAAGAATTCATTTGCATAGGAGCTTTGAGGTTTAgttgtggttatttttttctggctttatttttatacCTACAGGAGGCAGTTGGTAGGAGGTTGCTGAGTGGCCACCTAAGGCAGAGATGAGAAAGAAGACGGCAGGGTGGGTGTGGGAGACATGGTGGGTGTGACCCTGACTAGTCCCAGGCTGTGACATACTAGACAAGGGTTCCAGTGACAGCTGTGCCCGAGCTGTGCTGCTTCTGAGCTTGTTGCGCTCAATTGCATCCAAGGGGACTCTCTCCATTTCTGTAGGGAATACTGTCCCTAACACGGCAGGGGCACGCCCAGCAGGGCAATGTTCTTGCTGTTGATTTCACCAGCAGTCACCAGCTGAGAGGGAATAGACTCGTGAAGAAACAAGAGCAGAACTTGACCCTAACCACATTTGAGAAACACCTAGAAATAACTGTTCCATTTcttggggtggggaaaggagcgCTGACATCCTGTTGGTGAGAGATAATGAGTCAGAAAAGTGTGGGGTATTCGTGCTTATGTGACTTCTACGTACCCACAAGAAGACATTTGGGATGATAAAGTATGAAATGCATGTAGCATCATTTATTACAAGAGCGGGTCTCATACGCGGCACTTCCATGCCTGTGGATCACTGGCTGATGAAGAATAATGAGGGGCCAAACAGATTCGGCCCACCCAGAAGCCAGCAATCACATGTTCATTGCTTACTGCTGATTTCAACTGTTGCTTATTTCGGACTGTTATCAAAATTTGGTAACTTTGCTGTACTGGCAGTTGGTGCAGCCCTTGATAAGTGgaatagataaatttaaaaagagattgcCCCATGGTCAATgactaataagaaaataataaggttAGACtcattgaatgggagaaaataggacaaattttttttacaaagtatgCAAAAAGACAAAGTGGGTAACTGAAAGAATACAACTTGCCTGATAAGGAACCCGTTATCTTGAGGAGCCTCTGATAGCATGGTGAAATTAACGCTCGTCAAGAACTTATAAGGTGCCAGGCCTTCTTTACTGCTTACCACAATCCTTTGaggataaattatataattatccccattttacagatgaaaaacagcACTAAGAAGACAGGCGGCTTGTCCTAGGTCACATGTCCAGATAACGGAAAGCCAGGGTTTGAACTTGTACTTTCTAGTTTCATAAGCCATGCTCTTAACTGCTCCTCTATCTAATTTTCCGTAAGTCccataaacagaacaaaaaaaaaaaaaaagaaaaagtagaagaatTAATGGcattaaattgaagaaaaaaaaatgatcataaaaCCAAGATCTGAAAAAAGTCATTTCTAACATCAGTTAATTATGTTAAATTATAATgtcctttccttgccttttttccctttaatatatAAACCAAAGATAATGACACCAGATTTAGTAAGCAAATTGCAGCTTAAAATTGTGTTATTAAatcacttgaaaaaataaactttatatatgaaaatgtagCATTGATATAAACTTCAAAAACCGGCCAACCCATTATTTTTGTCACCAGTTTTCCCATATGAGGAGAGCTAGTCTTCTTTCCAACTGTCCTAATGGTTCATTATGATtcaaaaaaatagtattttatctACCAGACTGAATTATACGTGTGTATTCCCTTTTGCATATTGCCCTGGCATaaatagagaattttaaagtAGTTAATTTCTTACTTTTCAGATCTGTAGGCTTGTTATTCTTTTtagaataaagaatatatttctattacCTATTATAAGTAGCCTAAAACTTCTGGTACAGAAGTATGTGCCCCCAATGTTTGCTATATGGAAGAATAGGGAAAGTACTCatcatttctcaatatttttGGATGTTTAGCCTCCGAATCTCCTAattttgggtaaattcctatcTCCCAGGAATCTTGATGGAACAGAAACTAATGCCAGACATTggctttcccagcctcccctgcagaTGGGCTGTGGGGTCATGACCCAAGATTCAGCAATCAGAGGCTCCTGTCCCCGGTCAGTCGATGACATACAAGGGGTAGATTAGAAGCAAACTCAGAGAAGCAAACTTCTCTGGGAGAAAAATGCAAGTTTGGCAGAACCCGTGTGGAaggaaacatatttcaaaatgtcttatttttatgaAAGTACTTAAATGTTCAGTCACCTGAGCATAATCTGAGCAACCTGGAAGGCCCCTAATGAAGTTGTGCACGTCATTCACGGTCCATTTCTGAATATCTTCATCCAAAGACAGATTTTCCCCAATTGTAACCAATGGGTGCGCTCCTTTAAAAgtggaaaggaaattattttgtgGTATACAATTTCCAGGAAAAGGGGAAACTAAGCGCATGGTTTTATGTATAGTTACATTAATTTCCTTATATTCTATTACCACAGAGGGTCCCTTTATATCTATGTGCAAGCTCCTTAAACAATACTGAgagatattttctgaaaaatttagcaatctcctttctttccttcttctaaaGGATCTTTAACGACAGCATTATcgtaaataaacaaagaagttcCATACTGCTTCATTTTCTCTCAGGTTCTAATAGACATGCCCTGTGGATTTCATTCTCCAGATGAACACTGTCATGTTCTATGATATTCTATGAATTATCATGCTCTCTAGGTGACATGAGAATGTAGCCACATATTCATTGAaatggcaaattttttttttaatttttttttcaacgtttatttatttttgggacagagagagacagagcatgaacgggggaggggcagagagagagggagacacagaatcggaaacaggctccaggctttgagccatcagcccagagcctgacgcggggctcgaactcacggactgcgagatcgtgacctggttgaagtcggacgcttaaccgactgcgccacccaggcgcccctcgaaatGGCAAATTAACGCTTTGTAAGGGTAAGTCACCAACACAATTGGCTTGGTGACTAGATTACAACCACCTTCCCCAAAtacctgtgttttaaaatgtttttaccaaAAGAAGTTCTAGAAACTATTCATTGTTTGTTTGGGAGGGTAGTATGTTAATGTTTTTAGGTAATAAGTTATCGTAACAGGAATGGGCACTGAAAATTAATGCTTTTGTTTAACTGTCTATTGTTTTCTGCACTTAAATACAGGGGAGATGGAATTCATACTTTTAAGGAAGAAGTCCCTCTATTTTGTATTGAAGAAATTAGtagcaaattaaattaaaaatttaatttaaaattctggtAGGTTTCCCCATCCTTCCTCATTCTTGCCTTCCTAGCTTTGGCTGGAAATTCTCTATACAGCAATATATAAATAGAGACAAGTTTCACTAATATGGCTTATTGGAACAAACATAATAAAGGGACTTCAAGAAGACATAGTCCTAAATaggattaagaaaaagaagaataaaaggaaacacgAGGTACATTATGTAATAACTTAAGGGTGTGGTGACCTGTGGCTCATTAGAATCTGCCATTGGCCCCTGACACCCACCTGGCAGAGATGGTCGAGGAATTGGGGGACAAACCCCATTCTTTTCACCACAGGCTGCAAAGCCTTGCTCTGAAGTCTTCTCCTTTGCACCATCCCAGGCCTTTGCTTCTAGGGGAGCACCATGAGCTCCCCAAGGTTTTTTATGGGTGGGCTCGAGCTCCCCACAGGTGTTGCCAAGAGCTGGCTTTTCATTGGTTTCCCTTGACTTCTGACTGTTGAGAGCTTCGGTTTCTGGTTCTTTTGCAAATTCATCCTCGTCGTAGGGAATCACATGAGTCTGGCCTaagattttttcttctccttgactTTTAGAGCTCTCAGTATCGCTGTCTAGAACTTTCTGATTCCCAGCACCTCTCCTGAGACGACGACATTTCTGACCCCAGCTCTCTAGAAAATGTGGACCAGCTGCCACTAGCGTGGGGGTTCCCTGAAGGTTTCTCAGGGTGCTTCTGTGAAAATTCAGGTCACTGGCAGGGAGCATGCTCCTGCCATGGTAGTTGGCTGGGCCAGGAGGGATGCTGGAGCTATAGAGGAATGGTATCCCTGGTCCTGCTAGTCCCTTGGGATTCACTTTTTCTATTCTCCTTTGCTGGTAAAATGCATGCATTTCCATTTCcatcctaaaaacaaaacaatatattttatacacccccaaaaaactgctagaaatataATCTTAATGGTTCTCTGTGTTCCTTGAGATGGAACCTCTGCTTTTCCCAGGTCTTCCCACTACTTATCAGAAGTGTGTTGGGTGGAAACACGAATTCCCTTGAAAATCACCGGGAAGGAGAGTTTGGAATGAGACCTGAGGATGAAAGGTTTGGCCGAATCTCACAATGGAAGTCCAAGGCCTGTCTTTAAAGCATTAGCTCTAATAGATCTGGCAAATTTCGCAGGAATGGGAATAACATAGCACAGGGTAGTTTCTTGCCAGAAATTAATCCTCGAAGAAATCAAAGTTCTGGAAAGAGTTTTCTAAACCCCAAAGTATAATCTTAGTGGGACTCAAGGAAGTCAACGCAAGTCTCAACTGTCACAAATCAATGCAATTGGCAGGAGTTGTGGGGGAGGATTTGTTGGGGgttttgcttaatttattttgattattggtTATCACCTGGACTCATTAGGGTTCAGTGATGGAAAACTGAGTCTGAGGCCTTCTTGTACCCCGGGGCCATGCCCTAGTCATTAttgctgtcttttctttctcctagtTGCTACAGCTGAAGTCCACTTTTGGGGCCACTGATATGGGGCTGCCTGGGCTTTGCTTGTAGAGTCCGAAGTGGGGTTGGCAAGCTTAGCTCCTATATTTGGGCAGAACTGAAGTCTTTTAAAACAGAAGTGCAAATATGAATTTCAGGGGACTCACAACTAGGCATTTTAATTATGAGACATTATTAAACTCTTAGGATCTACAGATATAGATTCACGATGTAATTTCTAATCTTACTTTTATCTGCAACTAACttaaatatatgtttgtatatatttctttctgtaataTTCCTGAAGTGCTTTTTGTATGTAATCAggtatctatttgtctatctatctatctatctaatatgtatataattagagtttgtatatgtatacaacacaaaatacaaatataatgaaagcatataaaaagtatctctatatctatctattatctatctatctatctatccatctaaaACCAATGAACaagtgaatagaaaataaataaaaacaacaccatTATGTTACCTGGCAGTATGCTGCCTTTGAATCATTTCATTCCTTCTTGCCATTGCCTTTATGGATTCAGGTGGTAAAATGCcccaaccttaaaaaagaaaaccaccatcCCACCCCACAGACAAATTAACAATGTCCATttaaagataacaaaaataaaatacaatgatttAAAAGAACATCCACCCACCAGTAGAGCACAGTGTTGGAAACAATATCAGATAATTGCTGTTCAGCATCTTAGAGTTACTTTGGTGATGGAATGATAAAACactagataattttatttttctttaagtatggGTCTCATGATTGGTGACATTTTCCTGCCatacttgaaaaggaaaaaaaaaatgaaatgaactgtGGATCTCTTTGTTTCTAGCTTTTAAAGCAAAAAcggatcatttttcttttcttttgctgcaagagaaatcagttgaccttaaaaaaaaaaaaagtaactaagtGCTTCTCGTGCACCAAAACCCCTGGAAATAAATGCAATGATTTCATGGATAAGATATAAAGCTCTCTATGTGGACTTTTTGGTGTGTCTGAGGAAGATACTTTTTGCAAAATGCCTTCAATGAAGTTGGTAGAAATTACATTCTTTGTGTCAATCTTCTGAAGTGTCTTGAAATAACAGCAGCATTACGGAATTCAAGGCTCTATTCTTGCCCGGTAACTTTAtgctctattgatttttttttctttctctgtactcCTAATGCACTTAGAGTCTATACCGATGCTTTTTAAACCATCTATGgtaaagcagtatttttttttcttttaaaatttccgcCCATCATGggccaaaacatttttaaaaatataataaaacagcctggatggctcagttggttgagcgaccaacttcggctcaggtcatgatctcacggtttgtgagttccagccccaccctgggctctgtgctgacagctgggagcctggagcctgcttcagattctgggtttccctctctctctgcccctcccccactcatgctctgtctctctctgtctcagaaataaacataaaatttttttttaaaaatacaataaaacaaactttcataaaattgaaatgaaaacaaggaCAAATACAAGTGTAATGTAAAAAATGATCAGATTAATAGACATAGAATTACCCTGTCAAATTGCTgcaaaagtttatctatttatgcatttatttgcaCAACCTCTTCATAGACCAGCACAGGTCCACAGAGAATTCTTCAACAATAATAGACATACAAATTGTACTTG encodes the following:
- the SAMD7 gene encoding sterile alpha motif domain-containing protein 7 isoform X2, with translation MDPTEPRKCIPLSGEPGTPEERHLCQLSTGMTLEELHQWREILMINPTMAMNPLLMAPGQQRMPLVPSSFEPPTVDRDLLSSTVAPADPRQFCVPSQFGSSVLPNANMPNVLSNHVYSGWGILPPESIKAMARRNEMIQRQHTARMEMEMHAFYQQRRIEKVNPKGLAGPGIPFLYSSSIPPGPANYHGRSMLPASDLNFHRSTLRNLQGTPTLVAAGPHFLESWGQKCRRLRRGAGNQKVLDSDTESSKSQGEEKILGQTHVIPYDEDEFAKEPETEALNSQKSRETNEKPALGNTCGELEPTHKKPWGAHGAPLEAKAWDGAKEKTSEQGFAACGEKNGVCPPIPRPSLPGAHPLVTIGENLSLDEDIQKWTVNDVHNFIRGLPGCSDYAQVFKDHAIDGETLPLLTEEHLRSTLGLKLGPALKIQSQVSQQVESMLYKKSLLLPTHTKQPFDQPADTSPLLDFNSWGDTLDVPCSQDITIPK
- the SAMD7 gene encoding sterile alpha motif domain-containing protein 7 isoform X1; the protein is MDPTEPRKCIPLSGEPGTPEERHLCQLSPEERHLCQLSTGMTLEELHQWREILMINPTMAMNPLLMAPGQQRMPLVPSSFEPPTVDRDLLSSTVAPADPRQFCVPSQFGSSVLPNANMPNVLSNHVYSGWGILPPESIKAMARRNEMIQRQHTARMEMEMHAFYQQRRIEKVNPKGLAGPGIPFLYSSSIPPGPANYHGRSMLPASDLNFHRSTLRNLQGTPTLVAAGPHFLESWGQKCRRLRRGAGNQKVLDSDTESSKSQGEEKILGQTHVIPYDEDEFAKEPETEALNSQKSRETNEKPALGNTCGELEPTHKKPWGAHGAPLEAKAWDGAKEKTSEQGFAACGEKNGVCPPIPRPSLPGAHPLVTIGENLSLDEDIQKWTVNDVHNFIRGLPGCSDYAQVFKDHAIDGETLPLLTEEHLRSTLGLKLGPALKIQSQVSQQVESMLYKKSLLLPTHTKQPFDQPADTSPLLDFNSWGDTLDVPCSQDITIPK
- the SAMD7 gene encoding sterile alpha motif domain-containing protein 7 isoform X3 produces the protein MINPTMAMNPLLMAPGQQRMPLVPSSFEPPTVDRDLLSSTVAPADPRQFCVPSQFGSSVLPNANMPNVLSNHVYSGWGILPPESIKAMARRNEMIQRQHTARMEMEMHAFYQQRRIEKVNPKGLAGPGIPFLYSSSIPPGPANYHGRSMLPASDLNFHRSTLRNLQGTPTLVAAGPHFLESWGQKCRRLRRGAGNQKVLDSDTESSKSQGEEKILGQTHVIPYDEDEFAKEPETEALNSQKSRETNEKPALGNTCGELEPTHKKPWGAHGAPLEAKAWDGAKEKTSEQGFAACGEKNGVCPPIPRPSLPGAHPLVTIGENLSLDEDIQKWTVNDVHNFIRGLPGCSDYAQVFKDHAIDGETLPLLTEEHLRSTLGLKLGPALKIQSQVSQQVESMLYKKSLLLPTHTKQPFDQPADTSPLLDFNSWGDTLDVPCSQDITIPK